One window of Nymphaea colorata isolate Beijing-Zhang1983 chromosome 11, ASM883128v2, whole genome shotgun sequence genomic DNA carries:
- the LOC116263610 gene encoding TMV resistance protein N-like, producing the protein MQVTDSVKWESAMKEDVDSLHANRIWKLTELPCGKKTLQTNGYTGLKKKQMEEKDIKQGSNLQEINSLKKQLPKEFEMTDLGAAKQILGMRISRDSKTGTLNLSQQNYIEKILCRFKMQDAKPVSTPLAIHFKLSKDLSPKTDEEHEEMSMISYASAVGSLMYAMVCTRPDIAQAVGAVSRYIAEPGKKHWEAVKWILRYLKGTLCMSLCFKQNELLLHGFVDADLGGDLGSKRSTTGYVSGILSKVPFDIQPIGIVSQLNTLKQMLEREKDGVCKIGICGLGGIGKTTLAMALYNLLSPTFEGSCFLSDIREKEKREGLSSLQEKLMKEVLKETVSIDNVREGVSLMKQRLGSRKVLLILYDVEHARHLEAFTANRRKNEEWFSAGSKIIATTRNREVLLRHGLQKEDIYFPEGLNTEDSLQLFIHRALVSDQLLAELGDLPQEIVKVAEGLPLALEVFGSHFGFLKEREEWEEALGPLKSEQHKDVHERLRISYEGLNYREKCIFLDIACFFVGVNKEYPFHMWEGCGWYPRQALEVLQHPSLVKIDKNDKFEMHDQIRDTGKMVVKEEQLTDPLTCSRPWSKDQILEVSLGNPHVHGVDFLGVSDERVKMSWKVIGAMPRLRFITGATKDAFEDEGKMVRLPGNMRWFSWSGCPYRTLTFHNSLHERLCVLHISDGHFQHLGSHSMVSE; encoded by the exons ATGCAGGTTACAGATTCAGTTAAGTGGGAGTCAGCTATGAAAGAAGATGTAGACTCTCTACATGCTAACAGAATATGGAAACTAACTGAGCTTCCTTGTGGGAAGAAAACATTGCAAACAAATGGGTATACAGGATTAAAGAAGAAGCAGATGGAAGAAAAAGATataaagcaag GTTCAAATTTGCAAGAGATCAATTCTTTGAAAAAACAACTACCAAAGGAGTTTGAAATGACAGATCTAGGTGCTGCGAAACAAATCCTCGGAATGAGAATTAGTAGGGATAGTAAGACAGGTACTTTAAATTTGtctcaacaaaattatattgagaaGATCTTGTGCAGGTTTAAGATGCAAGATGCCAAACCTGTTAGTACGCCTCTTGCTATTCATTTCAAATTGTCCAAGGATTTGTCACCCAAGACAGATGAAGAGCATGAAGAAATGTCAATGATTTCATATGCTTCAGCAGTGGGCAGCTTGATGTACGCTATGGTATGCACCAGACCAGACATAGCACAAGCAGTGGGAGCAGTGAGCAGATACATAGCTGAGCCTGGAAAGAAACATTGGGAGGCTGTGAAGTGGATATTACGATATTTGAAAGGAACTTTATGTATGAGCCTTTGTTTTAAGCAAAATGAATTACTTTTGCATGGCTTTGTGGATGCAGATTTGGGTGGTGATCTTGGCAGCAAGAGAAGCACCACTGG ATACGTCTCTGGTATACTAAGCAAAGTTCCTTTCGACATACAGCCTATTGGTATAGTTTCACAATTAAATACTCTAAAGCAAATgttggaaagagaaaaagatggcGTTTGCAAGATTGGAATATGTGGTCTAGGTGGAATCGGGAAGACCACATTGGCAATGGCTCTTTACAATCTGCTCTCTCCTACATTTGAAGGAAGTTGTTTCCTCTCGGACatcagagaaaaggaaaagagggagggTCTATCCTCTTTGCAAGAGAAACTCATGAAGGAAGTCTTAAAAGAAACCGTGAGTATAGACAATGTCAGGGAAGGAGTTAGCTTGATGAAACAAAGGCTTGGAAGCAGGAAGGTTCTCTTGATTTTGTATGATGTCGAGCATGCACGTCACCTTGAGGCTTTTACAGCTAACCGTCGGAAAAATGAAGAGTGGTTTAGTGCAGGGAGTAAGATTATTGCGACAACAAGGAACAGAGAGGTACTCCTCCGGCATGGACTGCAGAAGGAAGATATTTACTTCCCTGAGGGATTGAATACAGAAGACTCATTGCAACTATTCATTCACAGAGCACTTGTTAGCGACCAACTATTGGCAGAACTTGGTGACCTACCGCAGGAAATTGTGAAGGTAGCAGAGGGACTGCCCCTAGCACTCGAAGTATTTGGGTCGCACTTTGGATTCctaaaggaaagagaagaatggGAGGAAGCTTTGGGACCATTGAAAAGCGAACAGCATAAGGATGTCCATGAGAGATTAAGAATAAGCTACGAAGGCCTAAATTACAGGGAAAAGTGCATCTTTTTAGACATAGCGTGTTTCTTTGTTGGAGTGAACAAAGAATATCCATTTCATATGTGGGAAGGTTGCGGATGGTATCCGCGCCAGGCACTTGAAGTTCTGCAACACCCGTCTCTTGTTAAAATAGACAAGAATGACAagtttgaaatgcatgaccAAATCCGAGACACGGGAAAAATGGTGGTTAAAGAAGAACAGCTGACTGATCCTCTCACGTGCAGCAGGCCATGGAGCAAGGATCAAATATTGGAG GTTTCTTTGGGAAATCCCCATGTCCATGGTGTCGACTTCCTCGGAGTCTCTGATGAAAGAGTAAAGATGAGTTGGAAGGTAATAGGGGCGATGCCCAGACTCCGTTTCATCACCGGTGCAACAAAAGACGCATTTGAAGATGAAGGAAAGATGGTTCGTCTCCCAGGAAACATGCGGTGGTTCAGTTGGAGCGGCTGTCCTTATCGAACGCTTACATTTCACAATAGCCTGCATGAGCGGCTCTGCGTCCTCCACATATCCGACGGCCACTTTCAACACTTGGGATCGCATAGCATGGTTAGTGAGTAG
- the LOC116263611 gene encoding disease resistance protein RPV1-like: MKECVELKGLPVELCKLTSLEFLAFCDCEQISVLPKQIGDLKSLKYLGLDKTSISEIPDSIRRVQSLERLDLTYCSSLRKMPDSIGVLKSLSWLCLYGCKLLERLPNSMRMFASLKKLDIRHCESLTEVPDSLGHLMNALELSLEGCISLENLPNSIKMSISGEDDHELKFNGLNSLRKLPDSLGDMKIMRRLSLRDCKSLQEIPDIIGRLMSLEDLDLSRCISLRKMPESVGNLKRLRWLSLKHCRSLEELPESMEGLKSLEVLHICGGISVKKVPDFICKMKNLQELHLRKIKEISGLIGALRRLQKMCIKKLPSVSNLNDLRMLSLGGCKALSDLSGLGSLNSLEELILTASDGLSFDLMDKLSKNSFEQLEFLFIAGVMDGSNLLFRLPKGGELNGLGGVFSLTKEPSSNASHIIVSVQLTIEGKIVTEGRWKAEKIEEVYFKKELDKLGVEGKVLYAIEFGKEEQIFRYVKEGQGM; this comes from the exons ATGAAGGAATGTGTGGAACTTAAAGGTCTGCCGGTTGAACTTTGCAAGTTGACCTCACTTGAATTCCTTGCTTTTTGTGATTGTGAGCAAATTTCGGTTTTGCCAAAACAAATAGGGGACTTGAAATCCCTAAAATATCTTGGTCTCGATAAGACATCAATATCAGAGATACCTGATTCGATCAGAAGGGTTCAGTCTCTAGAAAGGCTCGACCTTACTTACTGCTCTTCCTTGAGGAAGATGCCTGATTCAATAGGAGTGCTCAAGAGTCTCTCATGGTTGTGTTTGTATGGGTGCAAGTTGTTGGAACGATTGCCAAATTCTATGAGAATGTTCgcttctttaaaaaaattggacatTCGACATTGTGAATCGCTAACAGAAGTTCCTGATTCATTGGGGCACTTAATGAACGCGCTTGAATTGTCTCTAGAAGGTTGCATCTCATTGGAGAATCTACCAAACTCCATCAAAATGTCAATCTCAGGGGAAGATGATCATGAGCTCAAATTCAATGGTCTTAATTCATTGAGGAAATTACCTGATTCTCTGGGCGATATGAAGATTATGCGTAGACTTAGCCTTCGTGATTGTAAATCACTTCAAGAAATTCCCGACATCATTGGTAGGTTGATGTCTTTGGAGGATTTAGACCTTTCTCGTTGCATTTCACTAAGGAAGATGCCTGAATCAGTAGGAAACTTGAAGAGACTAAGGTGGTTGAGCCTAAAGCATTGTCGATCACTTGAAGAATTACCAGAATCAATGGAAGGTTTGAAGTCTTTGGAAGTGCTACATATTTGTGGTGGAATATCAGTAAAGAAGGTGCCTGACTTCATATGCAAGATGAAGAACCTTCAAGAATTGCATCTAAGGAAGATTAAAGAAATATCGGGTCTCATTGGTGCCCTCCGCCGGCTACAAAAGATGTGTATAAA GAAATTGCCAAGTGTTTCAAACCTAAATGATTTGAGGATGTTATCTCTAGGAGGATGTAAGGCTCTGAGTGACTTGTCTGGCCTCGGGAGTTTGAATTCTTTAGAGGAGTTAATATTAACTGCCAGTGATGGGTTGAGTTTCGACCTGATGGACAAGTTATCAAAG AACTCGTTTGAGCAGTTGGAGTTCCTCTTTATTGCTGGAGTAATGGACGGTTCCAACTTGCTGTTTCGGCTTCCAAAAGGCGGCGAACTCAATGGACTAGGCGGCGTATTTTCCTTGACTAAGGAGCCGTCCTCCAACGCATCACACATTATTGTCAGTGTCCAACTCACGATAGAAGGGAAGATCGTCACAGAAGGCAGATGGAAAGCAGAAAAAATCGAAGAAGTCTATTTCAAGAAGGAGCTTGATAAGTTAGGGGTGGAAGGCAAGGTTTTGTATGCGATTGAGTTTGGCAAAGAAGAGCAGATATTCAGGTATGTGAAGGAAGGACAGGGTATGTGA
- the LOC116263969 gene encoding allene oxide cyclase, chloroplastic-like, protein MAAISSIAPFLTLKSTKPNPLLSSLCPSSVGLKQSVAGPSLLGAQLKLRATHIGGLYASQSSSPSKTITCAASGTGVQEGAENNGVQELHVYEINEGDRSSPAYLRLSQKEVNSLGDLVPFTNKTYSGNLEKRLGISAGICIHIQNVPEKGDRYEAVYSIYFGDYGHISVQGPYLTYEDTYLTVTGGSGVFKGTRGQVKLHQLIYPSKVFYTFYLEGIPPLPAELLGEPVPPSPSVEPTPAAKATEPQATIPNFTN, encoded by the exons ATGGCTGCCATTTCATCAATAGCTCCTTTCCTGACACTCAAATCTACCAAGCCAAACCCTTTATTATCATCACTCTGTCCATCCTCTGTTGGGTTGAAGCAGAGCGTTGCTGGGCCTAGCTTATTGGGCGCCCAACTTAAGCTCAGGGCCACCCATATTGGAGGGCTGTATGCTTCGCAGTCGTCGTCTCCGTCAAAGACAATTACTTGTGCGGCATCAG GAACCGGCGTTCAAGAGGGTGCAGAGAATAATGGAGTTCAAGAGCTGCATGTCTATGAGATAAACGAGGGGGACAGGAGCAGCCCTGCCTACCTCCGCCTCAGCCAGAAAGAAGTCAACTCGCTCGGTGATTTGGTGCCCTTCACCAACAAG ACTTACAGTGGCAACCTGGAGAAGCGACTGGGAATCAGCGCAGGCATCTGCATCCATATTCAAAACGTACCGGAGAAGGGCGACCGGTACGAAGCCGTCTACAGCATCTATTTCGGAGACTACGGCCACATCTCTGTTCAA GGACCTTATCTGACATACGAAGACACATACTTGACAGTAACAGGAGGCTCGGGTGTATTCAAAGGAACTCGTGGACAAGTGAAGCTTCACCAGCTGATCTACCCATCCAAGGTTTTCTACACCTTCTATCTTGAAGGCATTCCCCCACTGCCTGCCGAGCTCCTGGGGGAACCAGTCCCTCCTTCACCCTCAGTGGAGCCTACCCCTGCGGCCAAGGCCACAGAGCCCCAAGCCACCATCCCTAACTTCACCAACTGA